The proteins below come from a single Rhizobium sp. BT04 genomic window:
- a CDS encoding transglycosylase domain-containing protein codes for MAGRGRSGDRIEPSFSGRPARDDDEFSLDADDRIAGSRSQRRGSSKPPPQRAAPQKRREPREREGGGLFGFLRRVIYWCVVLFIWAGIGLAGLVVYYGSRMPSASTWAIPERPPNVKITAVDGSVIANRGATGGEALSLENMSPYIPEAVIAIEDRRFYSHFGVDPLGLGRAVVTNFTAGHMVQGGSTLTQQLAKNLFLSPERTLERKVQEVLLSLWLEQKYTKDQILAMYLNRVFFGSNAYGVEAASRRYFNKSARDVNLGEAAVLAGLLKAPSRLSPARDPEAANARAQLVLAAMREQGFITDSEVKTAMSQTPASAKSYWSGAGHYVADMVMDELPGLIGEVKEDVIVDTTIDKSLEKKAEQSLVDVLDKEGGKLDASQAALVSIDGTGAIRALVGGRDYATSQFNRAVKAKRQPGSSFKPFVYAAALEKGLTPFSVFNDAPIRIGDWTPENYEKKYNGEVTLATALAKSLNTVAAQLVMYDGPDQVIKLAHRLGIESELQPNASIALGTSEVSLMELTASYAAFMNGGYKATPHVIRRVTTAEGKVLYENTYDSPPRVLSEQIAAQMDTMMMGVIDNGTGKSAKIPGWQAAGKTGTTQNSRDALFVGFTSNLTTGVWFGNDDGKPMKKVTGGGLPAKAWKEFMIAAHKGLSPAPLFGNGQLIGDPNNGQPMAQAAPADGQAGNGQAGSGQPMTAEAPPSTIGGIISGVFGGNDNANRYPQAPARQQPASSGNGPVPPADIAEGGGSGDESMVPPGDVGSPQTTSSVQPRRTTLLDLIMGQ; via the coding sequence ATGGCAGGCAGAGGCAGATCAGGCGACAGAATCGAACCGTCCTTCAGCGGCCGCCCGGCACGCGACGATGACGAATTTTCGCTCGATGCCGATGACCGCATCGCCGGAAGCCGATCCCAGCGCCGCGGCAGTTCAAAACCGCCGCCGCAGCGTGCCGCCCCGCAGAAGCGGCGCGAGCCGCGAGAGCGCGAAGGCGGTGGCCTTTTCGGCTTCCTGCGCCGCGTGATCTACTGGTGCGTCGTGCTGTTCATCTGGGCCGGCATCGGCCTTGCCGGGCTGGTGGTCTATTATGGCTCGCGCATGCCGAGCGCCAGCACATGGGCGATCCCGGAACGGCCGCCGAACGTCAAGATCACCGCGGTCGACGGCAGCGTCATCGCCAATCGCGGCGCCACCGGCGGCGAGGCGCTGTCGCTCGAAAACATGTCGCCCTATATTCCCGAAGCCGTCATCGCCATCGAGGATCGGCGTTTCTATTCGCATTTCGGTGTCGATCCGCTCGGTCTCGGCCGGGCTGTAGTGACCAACTTCACGGCTGGCCACATGGTGCAGGGCGGCTCGACGCTGACGCAGCAGCTTGCCAAGAACCTCTTCCTCTCCCCTGAGAGGACGCTGGAACGCAAGGTGCAGGAGGTGCTGCTGTCGCTCTGGCTGGAGCAAAAATACACCAAGGACCAGATCCTTGCCATGTATCTCAACCGGGTGTTCTTCGGATCGAACGCCTATGGCGTCGAGGCGGCCTCACGCCGCTACTTCAACAAATCGGCGCGAGACGTGAACCTCGGCGAAGCCGCGGTGCTGGCCGGCCTGCTCAAGGCGCCGTCGCGGCTTTCACCGGCGCGCGACCCGGAAGCGGCCAATGCGCGCGCCCAGCTCGTGCTTGCGGCCATGCGTGAACAGGGCTTCATCACCGATTCCGAGGTGAAGACGGCGATGTCGCAGACCCCGGCCTCGGCCAAGAGCTACTGGTCGGGGGCTGGGCACTATGTCGCCGACATGGTGATGGACGAGCTGCCGGGGCTGATCGGCGAGGTCAAGGAAGACGTCATCGTCGATACCACAATAGACAAATCGCTGGAAAAGAAGGCCGAGCAATCGCTGGTCGACGTGCTCGACAAGGAGGGCGGCAAGCTCGACGCCTCGCAGGCGGCCCTCGTCTCGATCGACGGCACCGGTGCGATCCGGGCGCTGGTCGGCGGCAGGGACTATGCGACGAGCCAGTTCAACCGCGCCGTCAAAGCCAAACGCCAGCCGGGTTCCTCCTTCAAGCCCTTCGTCTATGCCGCCGCCCTCGAAAAGGGGCTGACGCCCTTTTCGGTGTTCAACGATGCGCCGATCCGCATCGGCGACTGGACGCCCGAGAATTACGAGAAGAAATACAATGGCGAAGTGACGCTGGCGACGGCGCTCGCCAAATCGCTGAACACGGTGGCCGCCCAGCTGGTGATGTATGACGGGCCGGATCAGGTGATCAAGCTTGCCCACCGGCTCGGCATCGAAAGCGAGCTGCAGCCGAATGCCTCGATCGCGCTCGGCACCTCGGAAGTGTCGCTGATGGAACTTACGGCCTCCTATGCCGCCTTCATGAACGGCGGCTACAAGGCGACGCCGCACGTCATCCGCCGGGTGACGACCGCCGAGGGCAAGGTTCTTTACGAAAATACCTATGACAGCCCGCCGCGTGTGCTCTCCGAGCAAATCGCCGCCCAGATGGATACGATGATGATGGGCGTCATCGACAACGGCACCGGCAAGAGCGCCAAGATCCCCGGCTGGCAGGCGGCCGGAAAGACAGGCACCACGCAGAACTCCCGCGACGCACTGTTCGTCGGCTTCACCAGCAACCTCACCACCGGGGTCTGGTTCGGCAATGACGACGGCAAGCCGATGAAGAAGGTGACCGGCGGCGGCCTGCCGGCCAAGGCCTGGAAGGAATTCATGATCGCCGCCCATAAGGGTCTTTCACCGGCGCCGCTCTTCGGCAACGGCCAGCTGATCGGCGACCCGAACAATGGCCAGCCGATGGCGCAGGCGGCCCCTGCTGATGGACAAGCGGGTAATGGACAGGCGGGCAGCGGGCAACCGATGACGGCCGAAGCGCCGCCGTCGACGATCGGCGGTATCATTTCCGGCGTCTTCGGCGGCAACGACAATGCAAACCGCTATCCGCAAGCGCCTGCCCGGCAGCAGCCGGCAAGCTCCGGCAACGGTCCGGTTCCGCCTGCAGACATTGCCGAAGGCGGCGGTTCGGGCGACGAGAGCATGGTTCCACCAGGCGATGTCGGGTCGCCGCAGACGACCTCGTCCGTCCAGCCGCGGCGCACGACGCTGCTGGATCTGATCATGGGCCAATGA
- a CDS encoding SH3 domain-containing protein yields MKNLIVKIAAAGLFALAPAMAQAAEGYSTANVNMRAGPSTRYPAVAVVPAGSPVEIRGCLSNVNWCDVEFYGGRGWVSGQYVQAVYQQRRVYVGPQYYRPLGIPMIGFSVGNYWDRNYRDRDFYRDRDRWSRGPDYYYRNRDRDRDYGDRSRDRDRDWRDDNRRDDRRDDNRRSDRRRDNDNRGNTRSSDFRDLPQFRGGKADTYNRPDPRASPFVCRPGDPSCD; encoded by the coding sequence GTGAAAAATCTCATTGTTAAAATCGCCGCCGCTGGCCTGTTTGCGCTGGCTCCGGCCATGGCGCAAGCTGCCGAAGGCTACTCGACAGCGAACGTCAACATGCGTGCAGGTCCAAGTACACGATACCCCGCTGTCGCTGTCGTGCCTGCCGGCTCCCCCGTCGAAATCCGTGGATGCCTTTCCAACGTCAACTGGTGCGATGTCGAATTCTATGGCGGCCGCGGCTGGGTTTCCGGCCAATATGTGCAGGCCGTCTACCAGCAACGGCGTGTCTATGTCGGTCCGCAATATTACCGCCCGCTCGGCATTCCGATGATCGGCTTCAGTGTCGGCAACTATTGGGACCGCAACTACCGCGACCGCGATTTCTATCGCGACCGCGACCGCTGGAGCCGCGGGCCCGACTATTACTACCGCAACCGGGATCGGGATCGGGACTATGGGGATCGCAGCCGGGATCGCGACCGGGACTGGCGCGACGACAATCGAAGAGACGACCGCAGAGACGATAATCGCAGGTCGGACCGTCGTCGGGATAATGACAACAGAGGCAACACCAGGAGCTCGGATTTCCGTGATCTGCCGCAGTTCAGGGGCGGGAAAGCCGACACCTACAACCGCCCAGACCCCCGGGCTTCGCCCTTCGTCTGCCGCCCAGGCGATCCCTCCTGCGACTGA
- a CDS encoding dipeptidase translates to MTDINQVLARADQNLPSSLDKLFELLRIQSISTDPAFKAECRKAAEWLVAYLEGLGFTASVRDTPGHPMVVAHHAGASADAPHVLFYGHYDVQPVDPIELWENDPFEPSIKDVGEGRKILTGRGTSDDKGQLMTFVEACRAYKEINGALPCRITILFEGEEESGSPSLKPFLEANAAELKADYALVCDTGMWDRDTPAIAAALRGLVGEEVVVTAADRDLHSGLFGGAAANPIHILVEALAGLHDETGRITLDGFYDGVEETPDNIKTSWETLGKTAERFLGEVGLSIPSGEKGRSVLELTWARPTAEINGIWGGYTGEGFKTVIAAKASAKVSFRLVGTQDPAAIRQAFRAYVSSKIPADCSVEFHPHGGSPAIHLSYDSPVLTKAKTALSDEWPKPAIVIGMGGSIPIVGDFQKMLGMESLLVGFGLSDDRIHSPNEKYELVSYHKGIRSWVRILQALAA, encoded by the coding sequence ATGACCGATATCAATCAGGTGCTTGCGCGCGCGGACCAAAATCTTCCCTCGAGCCTCGACAAGCTGTTCGAACTTCTGCGCATCCAGTCGATTTCCACCGATCCCGCCTTTAAAGCCGAATGCCGAAAGGCCGCAGAATGGCTCGTCGCCTATCTTGAAGGGCTCGGCTTTACAGCCTCGGTCCGAGACACGCCCGGCCATCCGATGGTGGTCGCCCACCATGCCGGCGCTTCCGCCGATGCGCCGCATGTTCTCTTCTACGGCCATTACGACGTTCAGCCGGTCGATCCGATCGAGCTCTGGGAAAACGACCCGTTCGAACCATCGATCAAGGATGTCGGCGAGGGCCGCAAGATCCTGACCGGCCGCGGCACCTCCGACGACAAGGGCCAGTTGATGACCTTCGTCGAGGCTTGCCGCGCCTATAAGGAGATCAACGGCGCGCTTCCCTGCCGCATCACCATTCTCTTCGAGGGCGAGGAGGAATCCGGCTCGCCATCCCTGAAGCCCTTCCTCGAAGCCAATGCCGCCGAACTCAAGGCCGATTATGCGCTGGTCTGCGATACCGGCATGTGGGACCGCGACACGCCGGCGATCGCCGCAGCGCTGCGCGGCCTTGTCGGCGAGGAGGTGGTCGTTACCGCCGCCGACCGCGACCTGCATTCCGGTCTTTTCGGGGGTGCGGCAGCAAATCCGATTCATATTCTCGTCGAGGCTCTTGCCGGCCTGCATGACGAGACGGGCCGCATTACGCTCGACGGATTCTACGACGGCGTCGAGGAAACGCCCGATAACATCAAGACGTCCTGGGAAACGCTGGGGAAGACCGCGGAAAGATTCCTCGGCGAGGTCGGCCTTTCCATTCCGTCCGGCGAAAAGGGCCGTTCGGTGCTGGAGCTGACCTGGGCGCGGCCGACTGCAGAAATCAACGGCATCTGGGGCGGATATACCGGCGAAGGCTTCAAGACTGTCATCGCCGCCAAGGCTTCTGCCAAGGTTTCGTTCCGGCTTGTCGGCACGCAGGATCCGGCCGCCATCCGCCAGGCTTTCCGCGCCTATGTCAGTTCGAAGATTCCCGCCGATTGCTCGGTCGAGTTCCATCCGCATGGCGGCTCGCCGGCGATCCATCTCTCCTATGATTCACCCGTTCTGACCAAGGCAAAGACCGCGCTTTCCGATGAATGGCCGAAACCCGCCATCGTCATCGGCATGGGCGGATCAATCCCGATCGTCGGCGATTTCCAGAAGATGCTCGGCATGGAATCGCTGCTCGTCGGCTTCGGCCTCAGCGACGACCGCATCCATTCGCCGAACGAGAAATACGAGCTCGTCTCCTACCACAAGGGCATTCGTTCCTGGGTGCGGATTCTTCAGGCGCTCGCCGCCTGA
- a CDS encoding EAL domain-containing protein has translation MFSVIACIRDDHDWRLVLVAAAVCLVGAMAAMLPLSRAQECDAGRRKLWIGASAFAFGTGVWATHFIAMLAYDGGMPIGYQLGLTALSFLLSVVVSWAAIVVASQNRGRFSHLRGGVLMALGIASMHLTGMQAIETQAAILYDPVMTLSAVLAGALLSSAAFHAFFQLKGLRRLLASSITFVLAICALHFISMASITLVPDPGKQVPATVLDASLLAAIVVVAATALILIALAVVFIESHLTDLRGLANASQEGLLILREGRIIDANERFQGLSGWKLADLAGKAPSAVLTAIQGTGQGKPGEMLLNTRNGREIAVEVTASRIVYRGHNCEVLAVRDLTERRQAEEMIEHLAHHDVLTDLPNRSLFDTRIRQALQMAERKNSEVALFYLDLDRFKAVNDIFGHAEGDRILGKVASILRRVADESDTIARLGGDEFAIIQPAGQQPAAAQKLAADILDEFAAEMDTARDPTAVGVSVGIALYPADGATAEELCNNADTALYRVKHDGRGKVCFFDAEMDKAARNRRQIESELRHAITRNQIHVDYQPILDALSGEIGGYEALMRWNRPGHGLTEPDIFIPIAEESGSIVQLGEWVLQQACREAVRWPLPLRIAVNLSPVQFMLPNLCERIEATLTETGLAPGRLELEITETALIRDRDRVMMTLLRLHKLGVHIVMDDFGTGFSSLSNLRSFPFDKIKVDRSFTGVLEHDAAARSIVRAIIGLGHSLGMPVVTEGVETEMQRRIVVEEGCAQVQGLLLGKPDVEPSVKLAAHENVLTAQIETGMSSLRHALRAGE, from the coding sequence ATGTTTTCGGTCATTGCATGTATTAGGGACGATCACGACTGGCGATTGGTGCTTGTGGCGGCCGCGGTTTGCCTGGTCGGCGCGATGGCGGCGATGCTGCCGCTGTCCCGCGCTCAGGAATGCGATGCCGGGCGGCGCAAGCTCTGGATCGGCGCCTCGGCTTTCGCTTTCGGCACCGGCGTATGGGCAACGCACTTCATCGCGATGCTGGCCTATGACGGCGGCATGCCGATCGGCTACCAGCTGGGCCTGACGGCGCTCTCCTTCCTCCTGTCGGTTGTCGTTTCGTGGGCAGCGATTGTCGTCGCTTCGCAAAACCGCGGCAGGTTTTCACACCTCCGCGGCGGCGTGCTGATGGCGCTCGGCATCGCCTCCATGCACCTGACCGGCATGCAGGCGATCGAAACCCAGGCGGCAATCCTTTATGATCCCGTCATGACGCTGAGCGCGGTTCTTGCGGGAGCGCTGTTGTCGAGCGCCGCCTTTCACGCCTTTTTCCAATTGAAGGGACTGCGGCGGCTCCTCGCCTCGTCAATCACCTTCGTTCTCGCGATCTGCGCTCTCCATTTCATCTCGATGGCCAGCATCACGCTCGTGCCGGATCCCGGCAAGCAAGTTCCGGCAACGGTGCTCGACGCCAGCCTGCTTGCTGCGATCGTCGTGGTGGCGGCGACGGCGCTCATTCTGATTGCGCTCGCGGTGGTCTTTATCGAAAGCCACCTGACGGATCTGAGAGGGCTCGCGAATGCCTCGCAGGAAGGGCTGCTGATTCTGCGCGAAGGCCGGATTATCGATGCCAATGAACGCTTCCAGGGGCTTTCCGGCTGGAAGCTTGCCGATCTTGCCGGCAAGGCGCCATCGGCTGTTTTGACCGCTATTCAGGGCACAGGGCAGGGCAAGCCTGGTGAGATGCTGCTCAATACCAGAAACGGCAGGGAGATCGCCGTCGAAGTGACGGCGAGCAGGATCGTTTATCGCGGGCACAATTGCGAGGTGCTGGCGGTGCGTGATCTCACCGAGCGCAGGCAGGCCGAGGAGATGATCGAACATCTCGCCCACCATGATGTGCTCACCGATCTGCCGAACAGGTCGCTGTTCGATACCCGCATCCGGCAGGCACTGCAGATGGCCGAACGAAAGAACAGCGAGGTTGCCCTCTTTTATCTCGACCTCGATCGCTTCAAGGCCGTCAACGATATTTTTGGTCATGCCGAAGGCGACCGCATTCTCGGCAAGGTCGCCTCGATCCTGCGCCGCGTGGCCGATGAAAGCGATACGATCGCCCGCCTCGGCGGCGATGAATTCGCCATCATCCAGCCCGCCGGGCAACAGCCGGCGGCGGCGCAAAAACTTGCGGCTGATATCCTCGACGAGTTCGCCGCCGAGATGGACACCGCGCGCGATCCGACTGCCGTCGGGGTGAGCGTCGGCATTGCACTCTATCCCGCCGATGGGGCTACGGCCGAAGAACTCTGCAACAATGCCGATACCGCGCTCTACCGGGTCAAGCATGACGGGCGCGGCAAGGTCTGTTTCTTCGATGCGGAAATGGACAAGGCGGCACGCAACCGCCGCCAGATCGAAAGCGAACTGCGCCATGCGATCACCCGCAACCAGATCCATGTCGACTATCAGCCAATCCTCGATGCGCTGAGCGGCGAGATCGGCGGTTACGAGGCCTTGATGCGCTGGAACCGGCCAGGTCACGGCTTGACCGAGCCCGATATCTTCATCCCGATCGCCGAGGAAAGCGGTTCGATTGTCCAGCTCGGCGAATGGGTGTTGCAGCAGGCCTGCAGGGAGGCCGTGCGCTGGCCGCTGCCGTTGAGGATCGCCGTCAATCTTTCGCCGGTGCAATTCATGCTGCCGAACCTCTGTGAGCGGATCGAGGCGACCCTCACTGAGACCGGGCTTGCGCCCGGCCGGCTGGAGCTTGAGATCACCGAGACGGCCCTCATTCGCGATCGCGACCGGGTGATGATGACGCTGCTGCGGCTGCACAAGCTCGGCGTGCACATCGTCATGGATGATTTCGGCACCGGTTTCTCCTCGCTTTCCAACCTACGGTCATTCCCTTTCGACAAGATCAAGGTCGATCGCAGTTTCACCGGCGTGCTGGAACACGATGCGGCGGCGCGCTCGATCGTGCGCGCCATCATCGGCCTTGGTCACAGCCTCGGCATGCCTGTCGTGACGGAAGGCGTGGAAACCGAGATGCAGCGCCGGATCGTCGTCGAGGAAGGCTGCGCGCAAGTGCAGGGCCTTTTGCTCGGCAAGCCGGATGTCGAGCCGAGCGTCAAGCTTGCCGCCCACGAAAACGTCCTGACCGCGCAGATCGAAACCGGGATGTCCTCACTACGACACGCACTCCGTGCCGGCGAGTGA
- a CDS encoding MarR family winged helix-turn-helix transcriptional regulator, whose translation MDSGAYLASQLAKGFARSLHQRAAGLGFSPGQFPILLELWAEDGLTQKQLLERVDIEQATMANTLSRMVRDGLIERRPHPSDKRAQLLFLTPKARAMEAEAIETAREADLALFKGFRVFERELTLEYIRRLLENAKAL comes from the coding sequence ATGGATTCGGGAGCCTACCTTGCCAGCCAACTGGCGAAGGGCTTTGCCCGCTCGCTGCACCAGCGCGCGGCCGGTCTCGGTTTTTCTCCGGGCCAGTTCCCCATTCTGCTGGAACTCTGGGCCGAGGACGGACTGACCCAGAAACAGCTTCTCGAGCGGGTCGATATCGAACAGGCGACCATGGCCAATACGCTTTCGCGCATGGTCCGCGACGGGCTGATCGAACGCCGGCCGCATCCCTCCGACAAGCGAGCGCAACTGCTCTTCCTGACGCCGAAGGCCCGCGCCATGGAGGCCGAGGCGATCGAGACGGCGCGCGAGGCCGACCTTGCGCTGTTCAAAGGCTTCAGGGTCTTCGAGCGCGAGTTGACGCTCGAATATATCCGCCGGCTTCTGGAAAACGCCAAGGCGCTCTGA
- the polA gene encoding DNA polymerase I: MKKGDHLFLVDGSGFIFRAFHALPPLTRKTDGLPIGAVSGFCNMLWKLLRDARNTDVGVTPTHLAVIFDYSAKTFRKDLYDAYKANRSAPPEELIPQFGLIREATRAFNLPCIETEGFEADDIIATYARQAEAAGADVTIVSSDKDLMQLVSPNVHMYDSMKDKQIGIPDVVEKWGVPPEKMIDLQAMTGDSVDNVPGIPGIGPKTAAQLLEEYGDLDTLLERATEIKQVKRRETILANIDMARLSRDLVRLRTDVPLDLDLDALVLEPQNGPKLIGFLKTMEFTTLTRRVAEVCDCDANAIEPAIVRIEWGKAAHGPDLNAAEPAPVAGGIPDVSGESVPVPPRAKAKAAVEGAFSPADLAKARAEAFAALPFDHSAYVTIRDLATLDRWIADARDTGLVAFDTETTSLDAMQAELVGFSMAIADNVADPTGTRIRAAYIPLTHKNGVGDLLGGGLVENQIPMRDALPRLKALLEDESVLKVAQNLKYDYLLMKRYGIETKSFDDTMLISYVLDAGTGAHGMDPLSEKFLGHTPIPYKDVAGSGKANVTFDLVDIDRATHYAAEDADVTLRLWLVLKPRLAAAGLTSVYERLERPLLPVLARMEARGITVDRQILSRLSGELAQGAARLEDEIYQLAGERFNIGSPKQLGDILFGKMGLAGGSKTKTGQWSTSAQVLEDLAAAGFELPRKIVDWRQVTKLKSTYTDALPGYVHPETKRVHTSYSLASTTTGRLSSSEPNLQNIPVRTAEGRKIRTAFISTPGHKLISADYSQIELRVLAHVAEIPQLTKAFEDGVDIHAMTASEMFGVPVEGMPGEVRRRAKAINFGIIYGISAFGLANQLSIERSEAGDYIKKYFERFPGIRDYMESRKAMARDKGYVETIFGRRINYPEIRSSNPSVRAFNERAAINAPIQGSAADVIRRAMIRMEPALVEAGLAERVRMLLQVHDELIFEVEDEDVEKAMPIIVSVMENATMPALEMRVPLRVDARAASNWDEAH; the protein is encoded by the coding sequence ATGAAAAAAGGCGATCACCTCTTCCTAGTCGATGGTTCCGGATTCATCTTCCGGGCGTTTCATGCACTGCCACCGCTGACCCGCAAGACGGACGGCCTGCCGATCGGCGCCGTGTCAGGTTTCTGCAACATGCTGTGGAAGTTGTTGAGAGATGCGCGCAATACCGATGTCGGTGTCACGCCGACACATCTCGCCGTCATCTTCGATTATTCCGCCAAGACGTTTCGCAAGGATCTCTACGACGCCTATAAGGCGAACCGCTCCGCCCCGCCGGAAGAACTCATCCCGCAATTCGGCCTTATAAGAGAGGCCACCCGCGCCTTCAATCTGCCCTGCATCGAGACCGAAGGCTTCGAGGCCGATGACATCATCGCCACCTATGCCCGCCAGGCCGAGGCAGCAGGCGCCGATGTCACCATTGTCTCCTCCGACAAGGATCTGATGCAGCTCGTCAGCCCCAATGTCCATATGTATGACAGCATGAAGGACAAGCAGATCGGCATCCCCGATGTCGTCGAGAAATGGGGTGTGCCGCCGGAAAAGATGATCGACCTGCAGGCGATGACCGGCGATTCCGTCGACAATGTTCCCGGCATTCCCGGCATCGGTCCGAAAACCGCCGCCCAGCTGCTTGAGGAATATGGCGATCTCGACACGCTGCTCGAACGTGCCACCGAGATCAAGCAGGTCAAGCGCCGCGAGACGATTCTCGCCAATATCGATATGGCCAGGCTCTCGCGCGACCTAGTGCGGCTGCGCACCGATGTGCCGCTCGATCTCGACCTCGACGCGCTGGTGCTGGAGCCGCAGAACGGCCCGAAGCTGATCGGCTTCCTCAAGACGATGGAATTCACCACGCTGACGCGTCGCGTCGCCGAGGTCTGCGATTGCGATGCCAATGCCATCGAACCGGCGATCGTCCGCATCGAATGGGGTAAGGCGGCCCATGGCCCCGATCTCAATGCGGCGGAGCCTGCGCCCGTTGCCGGCGGCATCCCCGACGTCTCGGGCGAATCGGTGCCGGTACCGCCGCGTGCGAAGGCGAAAGCCGCCGTCGAAGGCGCCTTTTCGCCCGCCGATCTTGCCAAGGCGCGTGCCGAAGCCTTTGCGGCGCTGCCTTTCGATCATTCGGCCTATGTCACGATCCGCGATCTGGCCACACTCGACCGCTGGATCGCCGATGCGCGCGATACCGGCCTCGTCGCTTTCGATACCGAGACCACGTCGCTGGATGCGATGCAGGCCGAGCTTGTCGGCTTCTCGATGGCGATCGCCGACAATGTGGCCGATCCCACAGGCACAAGGATCCGCGCCGCCTATATTCCGCTTACCCATAAGAACGGCGTCGGCGATCTGCTCGGCGGCGGCCTTGTCGAAAACCAGATCCCGATGCGCGATGCTCTGCCGCGGCTGAAGGCATTGCTGGAGGACGAATCGGTTCTGAAGGTCGCCCAGAACCTGAAATACGACTACCTGCTGATGAAGCGCTACGGCATCGAAACGAAGAGTTTCGACGACACGATGCTGATTTCCTACGTGCTTGACGCCGGTACCGGCGCGCATGGCATGGACCCGCTCTCGGAAAAATTCCTCGGCCATACCCCGATCCCCTACAAGGACGTGGCGGGCAGCGGCAAGGCGAACGTCACCTTCGATCTCGTCGATATCGACCGCGCCACCCATTATGCCGCCGAAGACGCCGACGTGACGCTGCGACTTTGGCTGGTGCTGAAGCCTCGGCTGGCGGCGGCAGGATTGACCAGCGTCTATGAGCGGCTGGAGCGGCCGCTGTTGCCGGTGCTGGCGCGTATGGAAGCGCGCGGGATCACCGTCGACCGGCAGATACTGTCGCGCCTGTCCGGCGAATTGGCCCAGGGTGCCGCGAGGCTGGAAGACGAGATCTACCAGCTCGCCGGCGAGCGGTTCAACATCGGCTCGCCGAAGCAGTTGGGCGATATCCTGTTCGGCAAGATGGGCCTTGCCGGCGGCAGCAAGACGAAGACAGGCCAATGGTCCACCTCGGCGCAGGTGCTCGAGGATCTGGCCGCCGCCGGTTTCGAACTGCCGCGCAAGATCGTCGACTGGCGCCAGGTCACCAAGCTGAAATCCACCTATACCGACGCGCTTCCGGGTTACGTTCACCCCGAGACGAAGCGGGTCCATACGTCCTACTCGCTGGCATCGACGACGACGGGGCGCCTGTCCTCCTCCGAGCCGAACCTCCAGAACATTCCGGTGCGCACCGCAGAAGGCCGCAAGATCCGCACCGCCTTCATCTCGACGCCTGGCCACAAGCTGATCTCTGCCGACTACAGCCAGATCGAACTGCGCGTGCTTGCCCATGTGGCGGAGATCCCGCAACTGACCAAGGCTTTCGAAGATGGCGTAGACATCCACGCCATGACGGCGTCGGAAATGTTCGGCGTGCCGGTCGAAGGCATGCCGGGCGAAGTGCGCCGCCGCGCCAAGGCGATCAATTTCGGCATCATCTACGGCATCTCGGCCTTCGGCCTCGCCAATCAGCTGTCGATCGAGCGTTCGGAAGCCGGCGATTATATCAAGAAATATTTCGAGCGCTTCCCCGGGATCCGCGACTATATGGAAAGCCGCAAGGCCATGGCGCGCGACAAGGGCTATGTCGAGACGATCTTCGGCCGGCGAATCAACTATCCCGAAATCCGCTCGTCCAATCCGTCCGTGCGCGCCTTCAACGAGCGTGCGGCGATCAACGCGCCGATCCAGGGCTCGGCTGCCGACGTCATTCGCCGGGCGATGATCAGGATGGAGCCGGCCCTTGTTGAAGCCGGCCTTGCAGAGCGTGTCCGCATGCTGCTGCAGGTGCATGACGAGCTCATCTTCGAAGTCGAGGACGAGGATGTCGAAAAGGCGATGCCGATCATCGTCTCGGTCATGGAAAATGCCACCATGCCGGCGCTCGAAATGCGCGTGCCGCTCAGGGTCGATGCGCGCGCTGCCAGCAATTGGGACGAGGCGCACTAA